The following are from one region of the Trichocoleus sp. genome:
- the sepF gene encoding cell division protein SepF, whose protein sequence is MNLFQRLRETLGFSDVYEEYDGYDEEVSEVLLIEGATEPVPLVRRSPHSKVVGLPGAMMEMVLMQPKSFDDVAQAVTALRERKSVVLNLSLLDAIQAQRCADYLSGGAFAIDGHQRQLSSHVFLFTPSFVHISSYSSVEAAAIQQTAPAQTNPWATGQLR, encoded by the coding sequence ATGAATCTCTTTCAACGGCTACGGGAGACACTCGGATTTAGTGACGTCTACGAAGAGTATGACGGCTATGACGAGGAAGTGAGTGAAGTCCTCCTGATAGAGGGCGCGACTGAACCTGTGCCGCTGGTGCGCCGATCGCCTCACAGCAAGGTGGTGGGCTTACCGGGAGCGATGATGGAAATGGTGCTGATGCAGCCCAAATCGTTTGATGATGTGGCTCAGGCAGTAACGGCACTGCGCGAACGAAAATCAGTTGTGCTCAATCTCAGCTTATTGGATGCAATCCAGGCTCAACGCTGCGCCGATTATTTGTCGGGTGGGGCATTTGCGATCGATGGACACCAGCGCCAGCTTAGCAGCCATGTGTTTCTCTTCACGCCCAGCTTTGTCCATATCAGCAGCTATTCCAGTGTAGAAGCGGCAGCAATTCAGCAAACGGCTCCAGCTCAGACCAATCCTTGGGCGACTGGGCAGTTGCGTTAA
- the treY gene encoding malto-oligosyltrehalose synthase: MMQIPLATYRIQFTPAFGFSAAEAIVSYLADLGITSLYASPILTSRKGSTHGYDTVNPKQIDPELGGLQGFEKLSQSLKAKNMGWLQDIVPNHMAFDSQNYILVDVLENGPDSQYHNFFDIDWNHPFEGIRGRLLAPFLGKFYGDCLESGELQLRYDQAGLSINYYSLSFPLRIESYSHVLMYNLPMLRETLGRNNPNFVKLLGVLYMLKYIPSGEEGRERYDQISFIKRILWELWNDSPEVKQFIEENIKVFNGEPGNPESFNALDMLLSEQFFRLAYWKVGNEELNYRRFFTVNDLISLRVEDQNVFDTIHSYIFEFVEEGKFTGIRIDHIDGLYDPGQYLTRLREHVPDVYLVVEKILEPHEELPLQWPVQGTTGYDFMGQVNYLFCQQSNEIEFDAVYQNFIGKTVSCEALIDENKRLIIGKHLAGDIDNLANTLKQISGRYRYASDFTMYGLKRALVEVLAMFPIYRTYVTSEGFSKADQECLRQVIEKAKENIPNFINELSFIEKFLLLDFDERLSQEDKDLWIYFIMRMQQFTGPLMAKGVEDTVMYVYNRLISLNEVGSQPGRFGISIEDFHTYNQNRSSQWPHAMSATATHDTKRGEDVRARINTLSEIPQEWEHQIKNWHAINAPLKDTLHGLDAPARNDEYFLYQTLLGAYPFDATEYDKFIDRVKEYVIKACRESKVHSSWQRPDAAYENAYVQFVDRILKNTDDNLFLQEFRPFQHKIQHYGVCNSLSQTLLKITAPGVPDFYQGSELWDLSLVDPDNRRDIDYEKRIGYLKEIQSVSDPLSLIPQLLKSPEDGRVKLFLIYQALQARHAYAELFQRGTYEKLTIVGSLKSHIVAFSRELGGTKAIVIVPRLLTPLVKEGEYPMGEQVWHETRLLQPPGSSLVWRDAITGQEIQGEDTLWVKEILKHFPVALLVSQPQE, encoded by the coding sequence ATGATGCAAATCCCCCTAGCAACTTACCGGATTCAGTTCACTCCTGCGTTTGGGTTTTCTGCGGCGGAGGCGATCGTCTCTTATCTGGCAGACTTGGGCATTACAAGCCTCTACGCGTCCCCGATTCTGACATCCCGTAAAGGCAGTACTCATGGCTATGACACGGTTAACCCTAAACAAATTGACCCAGAGCTAGGCGGGCTTCAAGGTTTCGAGAAACTGTCTCAAAGCCTAAAGGCAAAAAACATGGGCTGGCTACAGGATATTGTGCCAAATCACATGGCATTTGATAGCCAAAACTACATTCTGGTGGATGTGCTAGAGAATGGGCCTGATTCCCAGTATCACAACTTTTTTGACATTGATTGGAACCATCCCTTTGAAGGAATTCGAGGTCGTCTGCTCGCACCTTTCTTAGGCAAGTTTTATGGAGATTGTCTCGAAAGCGGTGAACTTCAGCTGCGGTATGACCAGGCTGGGCTTTCCATTAACTACTATTCGTTGAGCTTTCCGCTGCGGATTGAATCCTACAGCCATGTGCTGATGTACAACTTGCCAATGCTGCGGGAAACACTCGGACGCAATAACCCCAACTTTGTGAAGCTGTTGGGCGTTCTATATATGCTGAAGTATATTCCATCGGGCGAAGAAGGCAGAGAACGATATGACCAAATTAGCTTTATTAAGCGAATTCTGTGGGAACTCTGGAATGACAGTCCGGAAGTAAAGCAATTTATTGAGGAAAACATTAAAGTTTTTAACGGTGAACCTGGGAATCCGGAAAGCTTTAATGCACTGGATATGCTGTTATCAGAGCAGTTCTTCCGCCTCGCTTATTGGAAAGTCGGCAACGAGGAACTGAACTATCGCCGCTTCTTTACAGTGAATGATTTGATCTCGCTGCGCGTCGAAGATCAAAACGTTTTTGATACGATTCATTCCTATATCTTTGAATTCGTTGAAGAAGGCAAATTTACTGGAATCAGAATTGACCATATTGATGGACTATACGATCCGGGGCAATATTTGACTCGCTTGCGAGAGCATGTTCCTGATGTCTATCTTGTTGTCGAAAAGATTCTAGAACCCCACGAAGAACTTCCGCTGCAGTGGCCTGTGCAGGGAACGACCGGATATGACTTTATGGGACAGGTGAATTACCTGTTTTGTCAACAATCGAATGAAATAGAATTTGATGCCGTCTATCAAAACTTCATTGGTAAAACGGTTTCCTGTGAAGCATTGATCGATGAAAACAAACGTCTAATTATTGGTAAACACCTTGCCGGAGATATTGACAATTTAGCGAATACGCTCAAGCAAATTTCAGGACGCTATCGTTACGCCAGTGACTTCACCATGTATGGTCTGAAGCGGGCATTGGTGGAAGTGTTGGCGATGTTCCCAATCTACCGGACTTACGTCACCTCAGAAGGGTTTAGTAAAGCCGATCAGGAATGTCTGCGGCAAGTGATTGAGAAAGCAAAAGAGAACATTCCAAACTTCATCAACGAACTGTCGTTTATTGAAAAGTTCCTGCTGCTCGATTTTGATGAGCGCCTCTCTCAGGAAGACAAAGATCTCTGGATCTACTTCATTATGAGAATGCAGCAGTTTACGGGGCCGTTGATGGCGAAAGGTGTTGAAGATACGGTGATGTATGTCTACAATCGCCTCATTTCTTTAAACGAAGTGGGTTCTCAACCGGGGCGCTTTGGCATCTCAATTGAAGATTTTCACACTTATAACCAAAACCGCTCCTCACAGTGGCCTCATGCCATGAGCGCAACAGCAACCCATGACACCAAGCGCGGCGAAGATGTCCGGGCGCGGATCAATACCCTCTCGGAAATCCCGCAGGAGTGGGAACACCAGATCAAAAACTGGCACGCCATCAACGCCCCACTCAAAGATACGTTGCACGGTTTGGATGCCCCAGCTCGCAACGATGAATATTTCCTGTATCAAACTTTGCTGGGTGCTTATCCATTTGATGCAACTGAATATGACAAGTTTATCGATCGCGTCAAGGAATACGTGATTAAAGCCTGCCGTGAATCAAAAGTACATTCTTCCTGGCAGCGTCCAGATGCGGCTTACGAGAATGCCTACGTGCAATTTGTCGATCGGATTCTGAAAAACACCGACGATAATCTCTTCCTGCAAGAGTTTCGCCCCTTCCAGCACAAAATTCAGCACTACGGGGTTTGCAATTCGCTTTCTCAAACGCTGCTCAAGATTACTGCTCCTGGTGTACCAGACTTCTATCAAGGCTCTGAACTTTGGGATTTGAGCCTGGTTGATCCGGACAACCGTCGCGATATCGATTATGAAAAGCGGATTGGTTACCTCAAAGAGATTCAGTCTGTTTCTGACCCACTGAGCCTCATCCCCCAATTGCTGAAAAGCCCAGAAGATGGCAGAGTTAAGCTTTTCTTGATCTACCAAGCTCTGCAAGCCCGTCACGCTTATGCCGAATTGTTTCAGCGTGGCACCTATGAAAAGCTAACGATCGTGGGCAGTTTGAAGTCTCACATTGTGGCTTTCAGTCGGGAGTTGGGCGGAACCAAGGCGATCGTGATTGTGCCGCGTCTGCTGACTCCGTTGGTGAAGGAAGGAGAGTATCCGATGGGCGAACAGGTCTGGCATGAAACTCGCCTGCTGCAACCGCCCGGTTCTTCTCTCGTTTGGCGTGATGCCATTACAGGTCAGGAGATTCAGGGGGAAGATACGCTTTGGGTCAAGGAGATTTTGAAGCATTTCCCAGTCGCACTGCTGGTGAGCCAACCGCAGGAATGA
- the treZ gene encoding malto-oligosyltrehalose trehalohydrolase: MQIGSYYQGDRQCKFTVWAPLRQQVDVHLVAPEDKIIPLEQDENGYWQGTIEAEPGALYFYRLDGEVERPDPVSVSQPQGVHGASEVVSQQFQWMDQQWQGIPLEDYVIYELHVGTFTPEGTFDAIIPRIPELLELGVNAIEIMPIAQFPGSRNWGYDGVYPFATQQSYGGIEGFKRLVNACHQQGMAVVLDVVYNHLGPEGNYMSNYGPYFTDRYKTPWGSALNFDGEYSFGVRNYFIENALYWFRHFHVDALRLDAVHAIYDFGAKHILQEIAEATAALDAEIGRKFYLIAESDLNDPRTIRSPEVGGYGMDAQWSDDFHHALRTLLTKEQHGYYGDYGEVKHLAKAYSDSFVYAWDYSPFRKRYHGSLPLDCPPQQFVICSQNHDQVGNRLMGDRLTELLSFDALKLAAGAVLLSPYIPMLFMGEEYGEEAPFMYFISHTDPDLVAAVRQGRKEEFAAFHAEGEAIDPQAEETFQRSTLHWDLKHEGKHKTLWQFYQKLIQLRKQIPALKHKDRNGLKVDVIGEQVILLQRWHEASKAFCLLNFGTEPIETKLTFDAGTWKKLLDSSDAQWAGAGSDLEDALAIESEAQQALKLLPQSVVLYAKG; the protein is encoded by the coding sequence ATGCAAATTGGTTCTTACTATCAGGGCGATCGTCAGTGCAAATTCACTGTTTGGGCACCATTGCGCCAGCAGGTTGATGTTCATCTCGTTGCTCCCGAAGACAAGATCATTCCGCTGGAACAGGATGAGAATGGCTACTGGCAGGGCACGATCGAAGCTGAACCGGGGGCGCTATATTTTTATCGGCTTGATGGGGAGGTTGAGCGACCCGATCCTGTGTCAGTTTCGCAGCCACAAGGGGTTCACGGCGCTTCAGAAGTTGTCAGTCAGCAGTTTCAGTGGATGGATCAGCAGTGGCAGGGCATTCCGCTGGAAGACTATGTGATTTATGAGCTTCATGTTGGCACGTTTACTCCTGAAGGAACTTTCGATGCGATCATTCCTCGGATTCCAGAGTTGCTGGAGTTGGGCGTTAATGCAATCGAGATTATGCCGATCGCACAGTTTCCCGGCAGCCGCAACTGGGGCTATGACGGTGTTTATCCCTTTGCTACACAACAGTCTTATGGGGGGATTGAGGGCTTCAAGCGATTAGTGAACGCCTGCCACCAGCAGGGAATGGCAGTTGTACTGGACGTGGTATATAACCACCTGGGGCCTGAAGGCAACTACATGAGCAACTATGGGCCTTACTTTACCGATCGCTACAAAACGCCCTGGGGCAGTGCTCTGAACTTTGATGGCGAGTATAGTTTTGGGGTTAGAAACTACTTTATTGAGAATGCGCTGTACTGGTTCCGCCATTTCCATGTCGATGCCCTGCGGCTGGATGCGGTTCATGCCATTTATGACTTTGGCGCAAAACATATTCTGCAAGAAATCGCGGAAGCAACCGCTGCCCTGGATGCCGAAATTGGACGCAAGTTTTATCTAATTGCCGAAAGCGATCTGAACGATCCGCGCACGATTCGATCGCCCGAAGTTGGCGGCTACGGCATGGATGCTCAATGGTCTGATGACTTTCACCACGCTTTGCGAACGCTGCTAACGAAAGAACAGCACGGCTATTACGGCGATTATGGTGAAGTGAAGCATCTGGCAAAAGCCTACAGCGATAGCTTTGTGTATGCCTGGGACTATTCGCCTTTCCGCAAACGCTATCATGGCAGCCTCCCGTTGGATTGTCCGCCGCAGCAGTTTGTCATCTGTTCTCAAAATCATGATCAGGTGGGGAATCGCTTGATGGGCGATCGGCTGACTGAGTTGCTGTCATTTGATGCTCTAAAACTCGCAGCGGGTGCAGTTCTCTTGTCGCCTTATATCCCCATGCTGTTTATGGGCGAGGAATATGGTGAAGAAGCTCCGTTTATGTACTTCATCAGCCACACCGATCCGGATTTAGTCGCAGCGGTACGGCAAGGTAGGAAAGAAGAATTTGCAGCGTTCCATGCTGAGGGAGAGGCGATCGATCCACAGGCGGAAGAAACGTTTCAGCGATCGACTCTGCATTGGGATCTGAAGCATGAAGGCAAGCACAAAACCCTCTGGCAGTTTTATCAAAAGTTGATTCAGCTTCGCAAACAAATTCCTGCCCTGAAGCACAAAGACCGCAATGGTTTAAAGGTTGATGTGATTGGAGAACAGGTGATTCTGCTGCAACGCTGGCATGAAGCAAGCAAAGCTTTCTGTCTGCTGAATTTTGGTACTGAACCGATAGAAACCAAACTTACCTTTGATGCCGGAACTTGGAAGAAATTGTTAGATTCTAGCGATGCTCAGTGGGCGGGTGCTGGTTCAGATTTAGAAGATGCTTTGGCGATCGAATCCGAGGCACAGCAAGCGCTCAAACTGCTGCCGCAAAGCGTTGTTCTCTATGCGAAAGGCTAA
- the glgX gene encoding glycogen debranching protein GlgX: MYLSVWPGKPYPLGATWDGKGTNFALFSEHATGVELCLFDKKGRETRLTLTEVSNFVWHGYVPSIGPGQRYGFRVNGPFAPEEGHRFNPNKLLIDPYAKAVDGDIGFGEGIFGYCWGDPLEDLSFSELDDAHLIPKGVVIDEFFDWEDDELLQIPRHEMIIYELHVRGFTKLHPDIPPHLQGTYAGVAHPAAISHLQSLGVTAVELMPVHHFLANPGHLVDRSLKNYWGYDSINYLAPYSGYSASGSAGQQVNEFKQMVKALHQAGIEVILDVVYNHTGEGNQMGPTVSLRGIDNASYYRLVDGLPRYYMDFTGCGNSLNVRHPQVLKLIMDSLRYWVLEMHVDGFRFDLASALARELYAVDRLAAFFDIIHQDPILADVKLIAEPWDVGEGGYQVGEFPLLWSEWNGKYRDTVRDFWRGEDSRLAEFAYRFTGSSDLYKSNGRNPSASINFVTAHDGFTLSDLVSYNEKHNEENGEENRDGESHNRSWNCGAEGETKDPEVLKLRQRQQRNFLVTLMLSQGIPMLLSGDEMGRSQRGNNNAYCQDNEISWLDWDIHDDHEALLDFTRQLIQFRRQHPVFRRRKWFQGRAIHGSGVNDIAWLNPDGQRMTEEQWHDGFAKAIGIFLNGQEILAPGERGERIIDDSFLIFFNAHYEPIDFFLPAKLNQWEWVVRIDSTKPRFVERGKRYIEDKPITVMERAIVVLQCVMGSEE; encoded by the coding sequence ATGTATCTATCAGTCTGGCCCGGTAAACCCTACCCCCTGGGAGCCACTTGGGACGGCAAGGGCACAAATTTTGCGCTTTTTTCAGAACATGCGACAGGCGTAGAACTCTGTTTATTTGATAAAAAAGGACGAGAGACTCGGCTAACGCTTACAGAAGTGAGTAATTTTGTCTGGCATGGCTATGTGCCGTCGATCGGGCCGGGACAGCGCTATGGCTTCCGGGTAAATGGACCTTTTGCACCCGAAGAAGGACACCGCTTTAATCCGAATAAACTGTTAATCGATCCCTATGCCAAGGCAGTTGACGGCGATATTGGCTTTGGGGAAGGAATTTTTGGCTATTGCTGGGGTGATCCGCTGGAAGACTTGTCTTTTTCAGAGTTAGATGACGCCCATCTGATCCCCAAAGGCGTGGTGATTGATGAATTTTTTGACTGGGAAGACGACGAGCTTTTGCAGATCCCCCGTCACGAAATGATCATCTATGAGCTGCATGTGCGCGGTTTCACGAAGCTTCACCCTGATATTCCGCCTCATTTGCAGGGAACCTATGCCGGAGTGGCTCATCCTGCTGCCATTTCTCATCTGCAATCTTTGGGCGTCACGGCAGTTGAACTCATGCCCGTGCATCACTTCCTAGCGAATCCGGGGCATCTGGTCGATCGCAGCTTAAAGAACTACTGGGGCTATGACTCGATCAACTATCTGGCTCCCTATTCTGGCTACAGTGCCAGCGGCTCGGCAGGGCAACAGGTAAACGAATTTAAGCAAATGGTCAAAGCGCTGCATCAGGCAGGCATTGAAGTGATTCTAGACGTGGTTTATAACCACACGGGCGAAGGCAACCAAATGGGCCCCACTGTTTCGCTGCGCGGCATTGATAATGCATCCTACTATCGCCTTGTGGATGGGCTACCCCGCTACTACATGGACTTCACTGGATGCGGCAACTCGCTCAACGTCCGTCACCCACAGGTGTTGAAGCTGATTATGGACAGCCTGCGCTACTGGGTGCTGGAGATGCACGTCGATGGTTTCCGGTTTGACCTCGCTTCTGCCCTGGCACGCGAACTGTATGCGGTCGATCGCCTTGCTGCTTTCTTCGACATCATCCATCAAGACCCGATTTTGGCAGATGTCAAACTGATTGCTGAACCCTGGGACGTGGGCGAAGGCGGCTATCAAGTGGGAGAATTTCCCTTGCTCTGGTCAGAGTGGAACGGCAAATACCGCGATACAGTACGGGACTTCTGGCGCGGCGAAGATAGCCGTTTGGCGGAGTTTGCTTATCGCTTTACTGGCAGTTCAGACCTCTACAAGAGCAACGGACGCAACCCCAGCGCCAGTATTAATTTCGTCACGGCGCATGATGGCTTTACTCTGAGTGATCTGGTCAGCTATAACGAAAAGCACAACGAAGAAAACGGCGAAGAAAACCGCGACGGTGAAAGCCATAACCGATCGTGGAACTGCGGCGCAGAAGGTGAAACCAAAGACCCAGAAGTTTTAAAGCTAAGGCAGCGACAGCAGCGCAATTTCTTGGTCACGCTGATGCTTTCTCAAGGAATTCCCATGCTCCTCAGCGGAGATGAAATGGGACGATCGCAGCGAGGCAACAACAATGCTTACTGTCAGGACAACGAAATTTCCTGGCTTGATTGGGACATCCATGATGACCATGAAGCACTGCTCGACTTTACGCGCCAATTGATTCAGTTTCGGCGACAGCACCCCGTATTCCGACGGCGGAAGTGGTTCCAGGGCCGGGCAATTCATGGGTCTGGCGTCAATGACATCGCCTGGTTGAATCCGGATGGGCAGCGCATGACCGAGGAACAGTGGCACGACGGCTTTGCCAAAGCGATCGGCATTTTTCTCAATGGTCAAGAAATATTAGCTCCCGGCGAACGGGGCGAACGGATCATTGATGACAGCTTCCTGATCTTCTTTAATGCCCACTATGAACCGATCGACTTTTTCCTGCCTGCCAAACTAAATCAGTGGGAATGGGTTGTCCGCATTGACAGCACCAAACCTCGCTTTGTGGAACGCGGTAAGCGCTATATCGAAGATAAACCCATCACGGTGATGGAGCGAGCAATCGTGGTGCTTCAGTGCGTTATGGGGTCTGAAGAATAG
- the treS gene encoding maltose alpha-D-glucosyltransferase has product MQKTPLNDDPLWFKDAVIYEVPVRAFADSDGDGIGDFNGLMEKLDYIQDLGVTAIWILPFFPSPLRDDGYDISDYTSVNSIYGNLEDFQAFLDAAHQRGIRVIIELIINHTSDQHPWFKRARKAPPGSPEREFYVWSDNPEKYQGVRIIFKDFEHSNWTWDPVAQSYYWHRFYSHQPDLNFEHPDLQRALFDVADFWLGMGVDGLRLDAIPYLYEREGTTCENLPETHGFLKRLRSYVDIKYPNRMLLAEANQWPEDAAEYYGQGDECHMNFHFPLMPRLFMSVQMEDSFPIIDILQQTPQIPDNCQWALFLRNHDELTLEMVSDEDRDYMYRVYAQDPQARINLGIRRRLAPLLGNNRRRIELMNSLLLSLPGTPVLYYGDEIGMGDNIYLGDRNGVRTPMQWSGDRNAGFSRTNPQKLYLPIIVDPEYHYETVNVEAQRSNPNSLWWWMKRIMGIRSRSKAFGRGTFELLYPENRKVLAFTRTYNDEHILVVANLSRFVQAVELDLSHFKGMIPVEIFGRTEFPKVGDTPYFLSLGPHAFYWFTLQLQDSPVPLQPVKQVSLIGVNGNWRDVYSKAEAKKKLETVLTDYLRSCRWIGNKARLIQNMVILDAIPINSDHPTGQEHPYHIVLSRVEYTEGMPETCVLPLAYAEGAIDNHPLADQAIAYLQGTVHSGILYDALNDREFLAIPLTAIGNKLRFQGLAGEVVAVQTEGFAQIAATPTHPGVTSNLEPHLIRNERSNAVVAYGDRFILKLYRVTDQCINPDFEIGQFLTQTSASIGLPHPETFAPIAGSLEYRRKGVEPMTIGLLMKLIPEARDAWNFTLDAMRDWFEQILALQTEVSEVKLPPASWVRALETKVPDLAQQTMSGFLLAAELLGQRTAELHIALASDTDNPGFAPEAINAFYQRSIYQYMRNQSGQVLLDLKKQLPQLPEALQRKAQTVLNYREQLLGRFKMVIEQPITTMRTRCHGNYHLEDVLYTGKDFVIVDFEGEPIRPLSERRMKRSPLRDVAGMLQSFYYASQIALENEVKSGLIRPESLPLMQQWTRFFSGWASMAFLKSYLSTADNAVFLPNTRAELQILLDAYLLEKAVYEVGYELSHRPDWVEIPLRRILELLNLPE; this is encoded by the coding sequence ATGCAGAAAACACCACTCAATGATGATCCGCTCTGGTTTAAAGATGCCGTAATTTATGAAGTCCCTGTGCGTGCATTTGCCGACAGTGATGGCGACGGCATTGGCGACTTCAACGGCTTGATGGAAAAGCTGGACTATATCCAAGACTTAGGCGTGACAGCGATTTGGATATTGCCCTTTTTTCCTTCTCCATTACGGGATGATGGGTACGACATCTCCGATTACACCAGCGTTAACTCAATTTACGGCAACCTGGAAGATTTTCAGGCATTTTTGGATGCAGCTCACCAAAGAGGAATTCGCGTCATTATTGAGCTGATCATCAACCACACCTCCGATCAGCATCCCTGGTTCAAACGTGCCCGTAAAGCGCCTCCCGGTAGCCCAGAACGAGAGTTTTATGTCTGGAGCGACAACCCTGAAAAATACCAGGGTGTGCGAATCATCTTCAAGGATTTTGAGCATTCCAACTGGACTTGGGACCCGGTGGCTCAGTCTTATTACTGGCATCGCTTTTATTCCCACCAGCCCGACCTCAACTTTGAGCATCCTGACCTGCAACGCGCCCTGTTTGATGTTGCCGATTTCTGGCTCGGCATGGGGGTGGATGGCTTGCGCCTGGACGCGATTCCTTACCTCTATGAACGAGAAGGCACCACCTGCGAAAACCTGCCCGAAACGCACGGATTCTTAAAGCGGCTGCGATCGTATGTCGATATCAAATATCCAAACCGGATGCTGCTGGCAGAAGCAAACCAGTGGCCTGAAGATGCAGCAGAGTATTACGGGCAGGGCGATGAATGCCACATGAATTTCCACTTCCCGCTGATGCCGCGCCTGTTTATGTCGGTGCAGATGGAAGACAGTTTTCCGATCATCGATATTCTGCAACAAACGCCTCAAATTCCCGACAACTGCCAATGGGCACTGTTTTTGCGGAACCACGATGAATTGACCCTGGAAATGGTCAGCGATGAAGACCGCGACTATATGTATCGGGTCTATGCTCAAGATCCGCAAGCCCGGATTAATTTAGGCATTCGGCGTAGACTGGCTCCGCTGTTGGGCAACAATCGCCGTCGGATTGAGTTGATGAATAGTTTGCTGCTCTCTTTGCCCGGAACGCCAGTGCTCTATTACGGCGATGAAATTGGCATGGGCGACAATATCTATCTGGGCGATCGAAACGGGGTCAGAACGCCAATGCAGTGGAGTGGCGATCGAAATGCCGGATTCAGCCGCACCAATCCCCAAAAGCTGTACTTACCAATCATTGTTGATCCGGAGTATCACTACGAAACGGTGAATGTGGAGGCGCAGCGATCGAACCCCAATTCGCTCTGGTGGTGGATGAAGCGGATTATGGGCATTCGCAGCCGCTCTAAAGCCTTTGGACGCGGCACATTTGAACTGCTCTATCCGGAAAACCGCAAAGTGCTGGCATTCACACGCACCTACAACGACGAACACATTCTTGTCGTGGCGAATCTGTCTCGCTTTGTGCAGGCAGTTGAGCTAGATCTGTCGCACTTCAAGGGCATGATTCCCGTTGAGATTTTTGGACGCACCGAATTCCCGAAAGTGGGAGATACACCCTATTTCCTCAGTCTTGGACCCCATGCTTTCTACTGGTTTACACTGCAATTGCAAGACAGCCCCGTTCCGCTTCAGCCGGTGAAGCAGGTTTCGTTGATTGGGGTGAATGGCAACTGGCGCGATGTGTACAGTAAGGCAGAAGCGAAGAAGAAACTGGAAACTGTCCTGACTGACTATCTGCGAAGCTGTCGCTGGATTGGGAATAAAGCGCGGCTCATTCAGAACATGGTGATTTTGGATGCTATCCCGATCAACTCAGATCATCCAACGGGGCAGGAGCATCCCTACCACATCGTTTTGTCGCGGGTCGAATATACCGAGGGAATGCCGGAAACCTGTGTGCTGCCCCTGGCTTATGCAGAAGGAGCGATCGACAATCATCCACTTGCAGATCAGGCAATTGCTTATCTTCAGGGCACAGTCCATTCGGGCATTTTGTATGATGCCTTGAACGATCGAGAATTCCTGGCGATTCCGCTCACTGCGATCGGGAACAAGCTGCGGTTCCAGGGACTTGCAGGAGAAGTGGTTGCGGTTCAAACTGAGGGATTTGCTCAAATTGCCGCTACCCCAACTCATCCGGGTGTCACCTCAAATCTAGAGCCGCACTTAATCCGAAATGAGCGCAGCAACGCGGTTGTTGCTTATGGGGATCGGTTTATCTTGAAGCTCTATCGCGTTACGGATCAGTGCATTAATCCTGACTTTGAGATTGGGCAATTCCTGACGCAAACCTCTGCTTCGATCGGCTTGCCGCATCCAGAAACCTTTGCCCCGATCGCTGGTTCGCTGGAATATCGCCGGAAAGGGGTAGAACCCATGACGATCGGCTTGCTGATGAAGCTGATCCCAGAAGCGCGGGATGCCTGGAATTTCACGCTGGATGCGATGCGCGATTGGTTTGAGCAGATACTGGCGCTGCAAACTGAAGTCTCGGAAGTGAAGCTACCGCCAGCTTCCTGGGTTCGTGCCCTGGAGACAAAAGTGCCTGATCTGGCACAGCAAACGATGAGCGGCTTCTTACTCGCGGCTGAACTGCTCGGACAGCGCACTGCCGAACTGCATATCGCACTTGCTTCAGATACGGACAATCCTGGGTTTGCACCAGAAGCGATTAATGCTTTCTACCAGCGATCGATCTATCAGTACATGCGGAATCAGTCGGGTCAGGTGCTCCTGGATCTGAAAAAACAGCTGCCTCAGCTACCAGAAGCGCTACAGCGCAAAGCGCAAACGGTCTTGAACTACCGCGAGCAGCTTTTGGGACGGTTTAAGATGGTGATCGAGCAGCCAATTACAACGATGCGGACGCGCTGCCACGGTAACTATCACCTGGAAGATGTTCTCTATACTGGCAAAGACTTCGTAATTGTGGACTTTGAAGGAGAACCCATCCGCCCGCTCAGCGAACGCCGCATGAAACGATCGCCTCTGCGTGATGTTGCCGGAATGCTGCAATCTTTCTACTATGCCTCGCAAATTGCCTTGGAAAACGAGGTCAAGAGTGGATTGATTCGTCCTGAAAGCCTGCCGCTGATGCAGCAATGGACGAGGTTCTTTTCAGGCTGGGCAAGTATGGCGTTCCTGAAGTCTTACCTCAGTACGGCAGACAATGCAGTATTTTTGCCCAATACCAGAGCCGAGCTACAGATCCTCCTGGATGCCTATCTGCTAGAGAAGGCGGTCTATGAGGTAGGTTACGAATTAAGCCACCGTCCAGATTGGGTCGAAATTCCGCTGCGGCGCATTTTGGAGCTGTTGAATTTGCCGGAATAG